DNA from bacterium:
TCTTTTCCCGATAAGACTTTTTGCCTCAGAAAAAGAGGAATCTGGAATTAAAGTAGAACAAGAAGAAATTCCTAAAAGAAAAACAGATATTAAGGAAAAATCACCTACGACCCCACGAATTATTTTACCGAAGGTTATTACTCCCGCATCTATATCGTCACAAGAGATTAATAGAAAAGAAATTACATCTTCATATCAACTTCCTCCTTTGGCAATACTTAATGATTCCCTGCCACCATCAGAAAAAGACCTGAAAGATGATTTATTACTTATTTCTGGACTTCTTGAGGATACATTAGCGGATTTTGGGATTGAGGCTAAGGTTGTTCAGGTCAATCGAGGTCCTGCGGTTACCAGTTTTGAGGTTCAACCCGCCGCGGGTGTTAAGGTAAGTAGTGTAGTTGGGCTTTCTAATGACCTGGCTCTGGCTCTGGCTGCACCAAGTATCCGCATAGAAGCACCAATACCCGGCAAACAAGTCATCGGCATCGAAGTGCCAAATCGTAAGGCAACCCCTGTCTGCATAAAAGAGGTATTATCAACGGATGTCTTTATTAATTCCGCCTCTCCTCTGACGATTGCTTTAGGAAAGGATATTTTTGGAAAACCTGTGATAGCCGATTTAGTCGAAATGCCGCATCTGTTAATCGCTGGAGCAACTGGCTCAGGAAAAAGTGTCTGTATCAATGCCGTTATTACCAGTATTTTATATAAAACCTCTCCTTCTAAAGTAAAATTTATTATGATAGATCCAAAACGAGTTGAATTAACTATTTATAATGGTATTCCACATCTTTTATTTCCGGTTATCGTTAATGCCAAAGAATCTATTCGTGTGTTAGCCTGGTTAGAAAAAGAAATGGAAACAAGATATGAACGACTTGCCGCTGTGGGAGCAAGAGATATTGAAAGTTATAACCAAAAAATGAAATTAGACCCGGAAAATAATCTCTATTACATCATTACGGTTATAGACGAATTGGCAGATTTAATGACAGGTCCATCACAAAAAAATTGTGAAGGCTCAATAACCAAACTTTCTCAAATGGCAAGAGCAGTTGGTATTCATTTAGTTTTAGCCACACAAAGACCTTCAGTGGATATTATTACCGGTGTGATTAAGGCAAATTTTCCATCTCGAATAGCCTTTCAGGTATTTTCTAAAGTTGACTCAAGAACTATATTGGATGTAATGGGAGCAGAGAAACTCCTGGGTAAAGGAGATATGCTCTTTTTACCTGCTGGAGCACCCAAACCTACTCGTATTCAAGGGTCTTATGTTACAGATACAGAGGTAGAAAAAATCGTTGAATTTATTAAAAATCAGAATATTCAACTCCCTACCCAACAAATTGATTTAAAAACAGAAATGGAAACAGAACTTGAGGATGAAGAAGAAGATAATGATGATGAGTTCTACAATGAGGCACTTCAAATAATTGCTCGAGTAGGTTATGCCTCTACTTCAATGTTACAACGTAAATTAAAAATTGGTTATAATCGGGCGGCAAGATTAATCGAGATGATGGAACAGGATGGCTATGTCGGACCACCAGATGGAAGTAAACCACGACCGGTATATATTACCGCCGAAGACCTAAAGTAAACTGGTAATTAGTAAATGGTAATTGGTTGAATGGCTTCATCGTGAACTCATCCAAACGATATTTAATTACCAATTACCAGTTACCAATTACCAATAATGAGGATAAAATGAGTAATAAAGTTGGTGAAATTTTAAAAAAAAGACGCGAATTAGAATCAATGCCAGTAGAAGATGTTGAGATACAAACGATGATTGCCAA
Protein-coding regions in this window:
- a CDS encoding DNA translocase FtsK 4TM domain-containing protein, which produces MKEQQTSEFKIINEVAGIAILGLALLILVSLIVTDYAGGIGSWIANSLQDAFGLGAYLLPIILCIFGYRRFKGKLEGSFIRGLGGLLLLVSTSTFASFFYDIWVEINGGYIGIAIFELLKEWFGPGAVVINFTFFALGFILLTESSLIPPLVGIKKVFLFPIRLFASEKEESGIKVEQEEIPKRKTDIKEKSPTTPRIILPKVITPASISSQEINRKEITSSYQLPPLAILNDSLPPSEKDLKDDLLLISGLLEDTLADFGIEAKVVQVNRGPAVTSFEVQPAAGVKVSSVVGLSNDLALALAAPSIRIEAPIPGKQVIGIEVPNRKATPVCIKEVLSTDVFINSASPLTIALGKDIFGKPVIADLVEMPHLLIAGATGSGKSVCINAVITSILYKTSPSKVKFIMIDPKRVELTIYNGIPHLLFPVIVNAKESIRVLAWLEKEMETRYERLAAVGARDIESYNQKMKLDPENNLYYIITVIDELADLMTGPSQKNCEGSITKLSQMARAVGIHLVLATQRPSVDIITGVIKANFPSRIAFQVFSKVDSRTILDVMGAEKLLGKGDMLFLPAGAPKPTRIQGSYVTDTEVEKIVEFIKNQNIQLPTQQIDLKTEMETELEDEEEDNDDEFYNEALQIIARVGYASTSMLQRKLKIGYNRAARLIEMMEQDGYVGPPDGSKPRPVYITAEDLK